The sequence GCAAAATCTCAGCGAGCTCTTTACTATTGCCAGGTGACCGATGAACAAAGTTAAGTTAGTTAAGTTTGCTTTAGTTGGAGGTATCGGTTTTATTGCCGACACGACAATATTTATCTTACTTTACCAACTGATAGGGATAGATATATTACAAGCAAGAGTTCTCGCATTTGTGGTTGCAGCAACCACAACTTGGTGTGGTAATCGTTGCTTTACTTTTTCTAATCGTCCCCTCAAAAACAGATTCGCACAGTGGATAAAATTCGTTACCGTTGCCTGTATTTCTGCTTTACCTAACTTTCTAGTCTTCAAACTAGTAGCAAACCAAATAGGAAGCTATTTTTTAGGTGTCTATATTGCATTAGCGATAGGCGTATTAGTAGGCATGATGAGTAACTATTTGTTAAGTGAACGCTGGGTATTCGCCGAATAAGTCATAACTAGCCCTAACGAAAAGACGTTGGGGCTATGATGATCTAAGTACTATTCGGTTCTCGCTAGTAAGATTGACTTTGCTATTTTTTAGGCCACGACTATAAACGGTGACTTTATTTCTACCAGTGACTTTGGAGTGGTACATCGCCTTGTCAGCCCTAGAGAGGACAAACTTGATGCTATCATCCGTTGTTCTCATCTGCGACACACCTATACTCACTGTTACGTTAACGGAATAATCCTCAACTTCACACGAAGCAGATGAGATAGATTCTCTAATTCTTTCTGCAATCTCTAACGCTTTGTCTTCACCAGTATGCGCTAAAATAATAGCGAACTCTTCTCCACCAATTCGACCGAGGTAATCGACTTCGCGAACCTCTAGCTGACATAGTTTCGCGACATGCTTAATAACTTCGTCACCAGATTGATGCCCTAATTGGTCATTTATAGCCTTGAATCGATCGATATCCAACATAAGGAAAGACACGTCCACATGATACCTTCTGAACTTTTTAAGTTCTTTTGCAAGATAAGACATGAACGCCCGCCTGTTCGACACCCCTGTCATCTCGTCCGTTTCAGACAGTTTTTTTAACTGCTTTTCTAAATAGTAGCGCTGGGTAATATTACGAGCCATCCAAACCACCGTTCGTTCACCGTTTTCTGTAATCGGTAGCGGTTTGATGGTGCCTTCAAACCATAATTCTTCTGGTGGCATAACTTCAGCAGGTAACTTGATCATATTTTGATTAGCGAAGTGGTACTTAACTACTTGAGTTGCGTTTTCTGCGAGCGCTTTAGTTATATAGGATAGAAATTGCGCTGCCATTTCAGGAGGAGCGACATCGTTTAAAGAGTGACCAATAAATGGTTTACAATCAAATCCGGTCGCATTTTCCTCTCCTCCATACACATCGATATATATACCTGATTCAGAGAAAATAAATACGTGGTCTGGAAGTGAGTCTAAAACCTTATAGTAGCGTTCTTTTAATCTATCGTTGCTATCCATGCGTCTACAACTGCTTAGAAGTCATCTTATCAGTATACATGAGGATTACATCAAAAATGCAATAGTGTGCACAACACTAGACAGCGACTCAATAAAATATTTAAAGAGTTATCGGCAAAGATCATTCTAATATCTCCCACACTTTGATTGGAACGAACAGGTATTCGCGTCAGGTAATGGTGTTCGCTATTATTCAGCTCAAATTCATTGTGACATATCACTTGGAGCCTTTTTATGGTGAAACAACGATAAATCCTCATCGTTGATCGCAATCGCCTCATCAAATAGCACAAGGTTTCTTCCCTTGTCTTTCGCAGCATATAATTGCTTATCGGACTTGACAAATGAGGTATCCAATAAACGCTGAACCTCCTCAAAAGATATTGAATCTTTCATCGCGACTATAGGCACTGCACCAATCGAAATAGTTACTATGTCATAAGGGGGGTTATTGATATGAGGAATATTAAGAACAGCAACACTTTGATTAATATCCCTGACTCTTTTATTTAGCAGGGTTTCATCATCACCAGATAAAATAAACACAAACTCTTCACCGCCTAACCGGCAACCTAGTTCATGAGGCAAAATAATATCATTCATGGAATTAGCCACTGCAGTTAACGCATTGTCACCCACTGTATGACCATAGGTATCATTGAAAGGCTTAAAATTGTCGATATCACATAATACAAAATAAACAAAATCTCCGTTTTGCAATGCGCTTTGCATCATAAGCGCGGCTTGATTCTGATATTTATACCGAGAACCTAACCCTGTAAGAGGATCTGTTTCAGTCTGGTTATGTAGCACCCTTAATTGATTTTTGATTCTTGTAATGAGGCTTGAGTAAGATCGTGCTAAATCGCCAATTTCATCTTGTCTTCTTAATTCAGAAATTTGAGATTGATCGATTTTTTCGACATCTTCTTTCATTAAAACAGATAAGTTTTTTAAAGGACTGACAAGCCAAAGCGTGACAATATAAATCAACATTGTCGATATTAATAAAGCTAAAATAGCCTCTTTAACAACATCGAATAATAGATTATTTCTAATTGTCGTTAACTGGCTGGCATCAATGACAGCCCAAACTCCTCCTTTATTTTTGTTCCTAAGATCAACCAAAATATGGAGCAATTCGTTATCTTCATCTAAAAAGTACTTATCTCTCTCAATATTCGGTGGTCTTTCTGGGATAGTAAGAGATTGAAGCTCCAGACTTTCTCTTAAACCAATGAGTTCTACCTTTGCTTTGTTCACTAAATAATTTAATTTTTTCAGCCTAATTTTTTCACTGGTAGCCGTACTACTTAATTTTTCTTCAAGCACAACCAGTTGTTTTTCGAGATCTTCTATATCCGTGCTGGTAACGTCCAATCGCCATGCTTTATTTATATCTACCAAATATCTAACTTGAACATTATGACTGGAGTAATCGCTGACTCCAGATATTTCAGCAAACATGAGGTTGGGGATCGCTTTAAGATTGTCTGTTGTTGAACGCATTAACAGATTCGCATAATTGCGCCCTGCAACGGAAACGGACAAAAATGTCGCATAAGAAGATAGATGACTGGCTGACAATCCAGCCATGTTTTCTACTTTAACATTCCATTCATTGTGGTAACGAGAAAATGACATGCCTAAAATGATTGAAACGACAAGACCAAGATGCGAAATAAATAGCATCTGATTTATCGTCAACCAACCAAACAGTTTATTGCTCAAGTTTAACTACTTATCTTTATAGGTATCTAAAACCGGCTCTGCACACGTACCATTTTTGCATATGTCTTTGTAGGTTGTGTGGCAATTTTCACAAAACTGAGGTTCTAAACTAGGATGCATTGCTGTGTTGTCATTACCATTTCTGTCATAGCTACCATAAATTGCCATACCACCGATATGTTCAGTTACCCAAACAATCCCTTGAATTTCAGAAACGGCTACTACTGTAGGGCCGTCAGTGTATGGCCCATGCGTTTTGTATTGATCCAGTTTCTCTGGGTTCACGCGAATCGTCAAAGGAGAGCCACGCCCTTCATTAATCCAACTATAAGCTCGCACAGATTCTTGAATAAACAACGAAGTATCGGCTGGCAAAACAGTGTCTGCCGGGAGGTTCATAGACTCTTTAACTATAGGCCAGTTTTCCCATCCTTTTGGATAACTAGCCATCGAGGCTGCGTAAGACCCCATCGAACCCAGTAGAGTAAACACCATCAATACCAGAGATATAATCTTATGTATCGAAAACTGCATTTGCATCCTTAGCCTTAATCAGCAACATGTGCGATTGACAATTAAACTACAATTATAGAACCGTTAAGTATATCCCTAACTTTAGTATAATTCATCATACAATTAACGAGGTGAATGGTAACTATGAGCTCGATCTTACCTTTGACCTGTATTCAAAAGAAATATTCTTGTTCAAGAAATTAAGTGTTTACCCTGAGAAATTATTGGAGTCGTATATTAGAATAGATGCTATAGACGGGAAAAAACCCAACGTCGTATTGGACTATATTTAAGAATAAACAGATAATTGTAGGAAATGAGTCAAACTTATGGGTACTATAAGAGTCATGTAACAAACATCCTAACCTTATAAGCATTGATCACTTGATTCTCCATATTAGGACAATAGGGTCAGATATAATTAGTTTCATAAACAAAAAGGCCACTCCGAAGTGTGTCCATTTTTTGCATTGAATATGCCATTGTAGTGGCTGGGGTAGAGAGATTCGCCCCCATCACGCGGATTTGGAACTCCCTTGGTCTAGTTAGTCATTCTTATTTACATAAATTGTATTTCACTCTACAAAATATCAAACTTAATATGATTAATAAAAAGTGACCTAATGATTAATCTTCTTATTTAGAAATCAAAAAACCTAATACAAACTCATTTTATCAATTCCACTAACTTCATAGCACCTAATATTGAGGGATGATGAGAATCAAAATATAGAGGTTGCCCTCCCTTCACTGCATAACAATTTTTTTCATCACAAAAAACATCCTTTGATTTCAATAAGTGAACATTATCAGGATAGGTAGAGTTGTCAAAATGACTAATAATATATTTATTTCTTTCCTCATACCATGCGACTTTAGTTCCTAATATGTCATCAGTTGAAATTCCTTTTCTAAAGGAAATGGCAACCAACTTATCTATATTTTCTTGTAACTCCGGTATAGGATAAAATACGTATACATTTTCTTTGGTTGAAGATAATGTATTAATTAATTCATCTATATTCTTAGTCATTCTAATTACTTCATCAGTTATTACATCATCACTATGTAGAGGGTAATCCACTGCCCCTCCAAAAAGCATATAGGTAAACCTATGACTAAATGTTACATTTTTAATTTCATTACTATTTAATATATAATCTACCGTTTCGTTATACCATTTAGAGCACCTGCTGAAACCTTCAACCTCTTTGTATGACGGCCTACAACCAGAAAAACTAAAATGCTTTAAACCAATATTATCAACTTTCAATTTTTCAGCTAATGCATATGCAATTTCTGTTGAATGACTATCTCCAAAAACCGCCCACGTTATTTTATCTCCAAAATATTCACAAGACTTAGCTGGTTTTTGATACTGATCGATATGGCATTTATCTCGATATGGACTTGGCTTTGTATTATAAGTAATATATTGATATTCAGGAGGGGCTAGTTTGATAAAACCATCTTCTATATAAGTTACCACACCGACTGAACTAACAACCAAATAAATATAAATTGGCTTACATTTTAAGTAACTAAATAAACTGGAGAATTCATTTCTAAATCTTATTTTCTCAATGTACTTATTACTCAAAAAACCAAGAAAGACGGATAATAAAATACCAAGATAAGTGAAAGCCTCGTTTAATGAAAAATAATAAATGGCAACAACAAAAGGCCAATGCCATAAATAAATAGAGTATGACCAAGCACCTAACTTTTGAAATACGATATTACTAGTAATAAAGCTATCGTCTCGTTGGGCCTGAATTATTAAGAATGCACCGAGAACAGGGAATACAGCTAAATAACCAGGCCAAGGATTATCTTTTGAAATAAAGATGTAAGAGACAATAATTAGAGCCAAACCAAGCCATTCTAGCAACTTCTTCCTGTCTTCTTTTAAAACTATCGGGTAAAGGTAAGCCACACCACCAATCATCATCTCCCAAGCTCTTGTTGGTAATAGGTAGTATGCAGGATTAGGCCATTTGTAGGTAGCTACAACACAGAAGATAGTGCTTAATAGTGTTCCCAATAGTATTGTTACCTTCATCATTTTTACTGACATACACTTTCGCATAGCGACAAGTATTATTGGATATATTATATAAAACTGCCATTCAGCAGATAATGACCAAGTGTGTAATAACCATTTTTCGTGTGATGATGCATCGAAGTACCCAGATTCCCTCCAATAGATAAAATTAGACAAAAATCCCATACTACTGGCTACGTGCTTACCTAATGTTTTGTAATCCAACGGCGTTAAATAAAGCCAACCAAATACAAGTAAAAACATACAAAGCACGGCTAACGCAGGAATAATCCGATTTGCGCGTGCGACATAAAACTGCAAAATAGAAAAGTTTTCTTGCTCTATTCCTTTGAATATTATCCCTGTCATTAAAAAACCAGAAATAACAAAAAACACGTCTACCCCTGCAAATCCGCCTGGCATCCAAGATGCATTAAAGTGAAATAGCACAACAGCGATAACAGCTATAGCCCTCAATCCATTGATATCTTTCCTAAATTGCAAAATATGCCACCTACTAACTTAGAATAATGAGAATAATACAATCAATTATCCACGATTCAATTACTTAAATCCAACAAGAAAGTAACGCATTAAATTTATTAGAACGAACCAAAAAGAATTGATATCTAAATTAATAGCAAGATATTGTTAGATACATAAAGAAATACAATTACCTTTTAATCACGGCCACTATCGGTTTACACCAATTTAAGTAAAAATATGATCTGATTGAAGCTTCCCAAACCAACCTAATATCGAAATGGATAACTTCATTAATATCGGCTTCAAAAAAACTGGCTAACCAACAAAAATCCATCAAAATGAAGATACGATAATTGGCTCTTTCTCACTTCAAAGATGGATACTCAAGAACTCAGATAGCTAAATTTCTCAAAGTAAACAGAACCTGTGTGAACAAATGGGTTCAAGTTTTTCTGGATGAAGGATTCGAAGGTTTACAAGAAAAACCACGGACTGGAAGACCAGCATTTTTGACATTGGAGCAACGTGAGCAACTCAGCCAATACATCAAAGCAGAAGCTGAAAACTCATCAGGTGGTCGACTGACTGGCAGTGATATACACGCTTACATCATTGATAATTTCGGCAAGCACTACCACCCAAACTCTATCTACTACTTGCTCGAACATATGGGCTTTTCTTGGATAACTTCACGCTCAAAAGACCCTAAACAATCGCCACAAGCTCAGGACGATTTTAAAAAATTCAAAATTGAAACGATCCTCAAGGTACCTTGTCACATTGGGCTTGAGCACGTAGATGTCTGGTTTCAAGATGAAGCTAGATTCGCCCAACAAAACACAACAACTCACCTGTGGGCAGAGCGAGGAACTCGGCCTCGAGTAGTGAAACAGCAGCAATTTGAATACGCCTATTTATTTGGTTCAGTTTGCCCCGCAAGAGATATCGGTGAGGCAATAGCCGTCCCTTGGGTCAATAAAGATATTATGATTGAACACTTGAAACAGGTATTTGAGATGACCCAAAGTGGGCGTCATGCAGTGGTAATAAAGGATGGTACCGGATGGCATACCGAAGATATCGTTAACCGATTCGATAATGTCAGTATCATCAAACTTCCGCCATGTTCCCCAGAGTTGAATCCCATCGAGCAAGTTTGGAGCTGGCTACGGCAACACTATCTTGCCAACCAAAGTTTTGAGAACTATGACGATATTGTTTCCCAAATATGTACTGCATGGAATAGCTTTTTAGAAAGCTCAAAGAGAGTCATGAAAATGTGTTCTAGAAGTTGGATTAATCTGATCAGTTAATTTTCCGGAATGGTATTAATCTACAGACGTAAAAAAGCCGCTTAATAAGCGGCTTTTAATTTGCATAGATATGCAATTGTAATGGCAGGGGTGGAGAGATTCGAACTCCCAACACGCGGATTTGGAATCCGCTGCTCTGCCAATTGGAGCTACACCCCTAAAACTGATTCTATTTCCTCTTTAAGAAGAAATGGCGGAGTGGACGGGACTCGAACCCGCGACCCCCGGCGTGACAGGCCGGTATTCTAACCAACTGAACTACCACTCCACATGGTATTCTTACATTAACAAAGTCTGACTTAGATGCTTTGTTAATTTTTGCTTCTATCTTTTTCTAAAAAAGATAAAAACGAATAAGAGCCTGGCGATGTCCTACTCTCACATGGGGAAACCCCACACTACCATCGGCGCTATTGCGTTTCACTTCTGAGTTCGGCATGGAATCAGGTGGGTCCACAATGCTATGGTCGCCAAGCAAAATCTTAAAATTCGAAAAGCCAACAAAAATATAAGTTCTTCACACATTCAATGTTCTTCATTGAGTCCACAAAAC is a genomic window of Vibrio algarum containing:
- a CDS encoding GtrA family protein: MNKVKLVKFALVGGIGFIADTTIFILLYQLIGIDILQARVLAFVVAATTTWCGNRCFTFSNRPLKNRFAQWIKFVTVACISALPNFLVFKLVANQIGSYFLGVYIALAIGVLVGMMSNYLLSERWVFAE
- a CDS encoding sensor domain-containing diguanylate cyclase, translated to MDSNDRLKERYYKVLDSLPDHVFIFSESGIYIDVYGGEENATGFDCKPFIGHSLNDVAPPEMAAQFLSYITKALAENATQVVKYHFANQNMIKLPAEVMPPEELWFEGTIKPLPITENGERTVVWMARNITQRYYLEKQLKKLSETDEMTGVSNRRAFMSYLAKELKKFRRYHVDVSFLMLDIDRFKAINDQLGHQSGDEVIKHVAKLCQLEVREVDYLGRIGGEEFAIILAHTGEDKALEIAERIRESISSASCEVEDYSVNVTVSIGVSQMRTTDDSIKFVLSRADKAMYHSKVTGRNKVTVYSRGLKNSKVNLTSENRIVLRSS
- a CDS encoding GGDEF domain-containing protein, which codes for MLFISHLGLVVSIILGMSFSRYHNEWNVKVENMAGLSASHLSSYATFLSVSVAGRNYANLLMRSTTDNLKAIPNLMFAEISGVSDYSSHNVQVRYLVDINKAWRLDVTSTDIEDLEKQLVVLEEKLSSTATSEKIRLKKLNYLVNKAKVELIGLRESLELQSLTIPERPPNIERDKYFLDEDNELLHILVDLRNKNKGGVWAVIDASQLTTIRNNLLFDVVKEAILALLISTMLIYIVTLWLVSPLKNLSVLMKEDVEKIDQSQISELRRQDEIGDLARSYSSLITRIKNQLRVLHNQTETDPLTGLGSRYKYQNQAALMMQSALQNGDFVYFVLCDIDNFKPFNDTYGHTVGDNALTAVANSMNDIILPHELGCRLGGEEFVFILSGDDETLLNKRVRDINQSVAVLNIPHINNPPYDIVTISIGAVPIVAMKDSISFEEVQRLLDTSFVKSDKQLYAAKDKGRNLVLFDEAIAINDEDLSLFHHKKAPSDMSQ
- a CDS encoding acyltransferase family protein; protein product: MQFRKDINGLRAIAVIAVVLFHFNASWMPGGFAGVDVFFVISGFLMTGIIFKGIEQENFSILQFYVARANRIIPALAVLCMFLLVFGWLYLTPLDYKTLGKHVASSMGFLSNFIYWRESGYFDASSHEKWLLHTWSLSAEWQFYIIYPIILVAMRKCMSVKMMKVTILLGTLLSTIFCVVATYKWPNPAYYLLPTRAWEMMIGGVAYLYPIVLKEDRKKLLEWLGLALIIVSYIFISKDNPWPGYLAVFPVLGAFLIIQAQRDDSFITSNIVFQKLGAWSYSIYLWHWPFVVAIYYFSLNEAFTYLGILLSVFLGFLSNKYIEKIRFRNEFSSLFSYLKCKPIYIYLVVSSVGVVTYIEDGFIKLAPPEYQYITYNTKPSPYRDKCHIDQYQKPAKSCEYFGDKITWAVFGDSHSTEIAYALAEKLKVDNIGLKHFSFSGCRPSYKEVEGFSRCSKWYNETVDYILNSNEIKNVTFSHRFTYMLFGGAVDYPLHSDDVITDEVIRMTKNIDELINTLSSTKENVYVFYPIPELQENIDKLVAISFRKGISTDDILGTKVAWYEERNKYIISHFDNSTYPDNVHLLKSKDVFCDEKNCYAVKGGQPLYFDSHHPSILGAMKLVELIK